The genomic segment TGTACTATAAAAGCataatcattatcactatcaaaTTACTGAACATTCATTCTATATTTAATATCTAAACTATGAGACCGGTCATTAGCTTCATAAGTATTTATCTTATCCATGAATTTACTTACACCTGATCTTTATGTTTAGGAATAATTGTATCGGGGTTCTTCTTGCTGATCTATTCAATATTAGATTTGCTTAGATTAATCAATCTGATCATAGGATCTCTGTTAAAATCAGTCTTATGGttcttcaaccctttagcattcagatttctctgtcaaatgtaatgcttattcattcccattgttttgaattaaccatgcattaccTCATAGCTCCAAGATATCAATGATGtgtttgcttatttttagaatggcattgtagaacAGGTATGGGATACTAATTCTggctagtttgaatataaaacagagaatattttggctggatacatctgtttttcttttgttctgttcTGTGGTGGTCTTTTTTTGCATCTCATTATTTTGTGGAAGTGGAACACCTAACAACATGAATAGTGATTATAATGAACTGAGTTTCTTCGATAGTTTTTgtataatttatctttttatctgttAATTTGAATAATGCTGTAAAAGCCATGTAACATCTTGTTGCCACAGTATTGATGAGATCAAGGAACATGACACAGTTAAATCAATTATAAAGCTGTTATCCAggctaaaataatatatatatgcatgaacaggCATGAAAGTGTAGTTACAATGGTCATTTGGCAatcttgcccagatttgtgccttggaggggaactgtctaggtgcaatcccattgtcattcatgactgaaggggttctTTACCCATCTGCTATACACCCACATAATGCAGAGGGTCTCTTCACCAATGTCTGCTCATACTGAAAAGCTTACAGATGGCCTGCTGAATCAAAATCTGTGTTACTTTGAGGTGAAAGTAAAACTGGACAAACTATGTCTTCCACCGCCAAATATTCTTAGATACTTCAATTTTGCTCATACAGGAAATAGTTTCCTGGAAAATACACGTTCATATAATAATGAGCTAGCATTGGCTTGTCCGGGTTGCAGAGAGAGACCCAAGATTTAGTCCTACTTCTCAGCAGTTTTGTACAACAAACATGATTTACACTAGTAGAAAAtcactaaaggcggcgagctggcagaaacgttagcacactgggcgaaatgcttagcggtattttgtctactattacattctgagttcgaattccaccgaggtcgactttgcctttcatcctttcagggtcgataaatcaagtaccagttatgcactgggttgatgtaatcgacttagtccgtttgtctgtccttgtttgtcccctctgtgtttggcccttgtgggtagtaaagaaataggtatttggtctgccgttacgttctgagttaagattctaccgaggttgagtttgcctttcatcttttcgtgatcgattaaataagtaccagttacgcactgggtcaatgtaatcgacttaatccctttgtctgtccttgtttgtcccctctatgtttagccccttgtgggcaataaagaaataagaaaatcacTTGTGGAGTGGTATTTCTGCCAGCATATAATGGAGTTATCTATACTTCAGTTCTTCATTGAAATATATCTTTGTGATTGACTATAAGTCAAAATTATAAATGCATTAATAGATAGGAAACAAAACATTACCTGACTTGGAAATAGGTGGGgactggcatcaggaagggcattagGCCATAAAAAGCCTGTCACACTATAAATagtgatattcatatttatatacattgttttgtagtCATGAGTATGGTAGTTTAGTTAGGAGGCTTGCTTCTTAAACacatagttttaggttcagtcccacagcatagcaccttgagcaagtgtcttctactatagcttcgggccaatagaggctttgtgagtgaatttggttagcAGAAATTTCTATcctgcatatacacatgtgtgaaaGTGCTTGTGCCTCCTTTAATACATAAGAGAGAATCGAATAACTGTTCCCATGATAAACTTCATTTATGGTTAATGCAAATTGGTAAATGCAGTGTGTCTGTAAAGCCGTGGTGGGGTTTCAAAACTATTTGTTGACGTAACTACCAACACTACACGTTTCATACACATGTTGAATAAGAGACCAACTAATAAAGTTTATATTGCCCTACACATATCTAATCAATACTCCAgtcagattaaccctttagtgttcagattactctgttaaatgtaatactctttcactcaaattgttttgaattaatcatgcattatcttatagctttgaggtttcaatgatgtgattgtttatttttagaatgtcaatgtaggttaggtgtgagaggccagatccggccagtttgaatataaaacatgtagaatatattaggCCGGATAaggccagtttaaccctttcattaccaacccgcctgaaactggctctgtagtacaaatgtcatgttttcataagttctgagttaaaatcttccaccaaaccttagtcacaattaatgttcctaacactagcttaacgataactaagttattttactaaatcctttgttatatttaaaataattggaagaaacacagcatctcaaaataaatacagtaatgaaagggttaaaaactaaagggttaatgacgaAAACTTTATTGACACACTGCATTTGTGgaaatttgattatttattttaagcattgaataattaaaatgtttttttttttggtcaccaTTATCAAGTTATTGTGAGACTACCTTGTCATTTCATTCTGCTGcaatatttatctattcatttcatTCTGCTACAATATTACTCTGTCTATTCATTCCACTGCTATGTTACTGTCTTTCAGGTCCGGGCCTTACATAAAAGATTAGCTATTGCAGAAGAAGCCAAAGAGAAATCTATAGAGGAATTAAAACAGGCCACAACAGTGCAAGCCCAGCTGAAAGTtcgtattgtaaaaattatttttttaattggttaAAGACCACAGACTtgtagaagaaagagagagagatttagttggTTGAATTGAACATACCTAGTTCCTAAGTGATAGGTACTTACTTTACTAATCTTAAAttcaatgtaaataaaatttgcaTCAGCAAGATTTGAAATAACGATATAGCAGGATGGAACGAAATGCTGTTTAGCATttaagagtccagtttgctggacattgttgtagagctgaaaacgaggtaatttctcctcttctcctctggaagccatctgctcacgataccagagggcgcacactctcctaccctgatgtaatctccagggatacaggcatccagcaacaggacctccgtaatgctatgatggaccatgaagtctggtgtaacatagtaaattccattgtcttgaccacggtcgaacaatgatgatgatgattacatttgTTAGTCCTCCATCTTCAGTAATATAATTCGTATACGAATGCCTGATGATCTTGTAACAAGGTTTTTAAATGTTGTTATACTaacttttatttatcaatacacaTGTTTCTTGATATACTATCTGTAGTGAAGAaattctttatctatttatcttcacTGATAACTCACATTTATGATCACCTCACCTTAATCCTTCTGCTCCTGATGAGATTTTAGGAGTGTTGTGATATCTGACATGCCTtgggcatttaaactcagaaaagcCCATCCTTTTCCACATTTAACTACAGGTAATATCTTCCAGAAAGAGGTGAaattgagagggaaagagagagaaatcaacACCTACAACTtggctggtacttcatttatcaatcttgaaggcaaaatttgacctcggtAACATTTATATTCAAAGATGTAAAGCccaaaaaggtggcgagctggcagaaatgttagcacgctgggcaaaatgcatagctgtatttcgtctgccgttacgttttgagttcaaattccgccgaggtcgactttgtctttcatcctttcggggtcgataaattaagtaccagttacacactggggtcgatgtaatcaacttaatccatttgtctgtccttgtttgtcccctctgtgtgtagccccttgtgggcattaaaaAAATAGGTGTAAAGCCCAAATAAATACTGCAAATTATTCAGCCAATATTCTATCATTACTGCCCTTCACACCCTATGGAGCATAGGCCATTGATGATTTTTCTACATCGTTTTTGGTTCTAGGCTTTCTTTCCTTGAGGAAAGGCCTTCCTCTCCCTGGTCTTCTTGATTTTGAATTGTcattgttgctttctttttttttaggtaGTGATGTGGGCTCTATTGagacccatttttacctctggtaTAGTCTGGCTTCTATTCTTTGCTCTGTCCATCATGGACCCTACCCTACCCAGAGTTTGTACTCTACCGGCATAGCTCTCAAGgtcattgaaacacacacacacacaatccaccACACTGCAACAAGGACTTTGTGGTGGTTATAGCATTTATGGTATCATTGATCCAAGACTGTAAACCTTTTGTACTAACTGAATGTTGTAGACTGATTGTAGTTATCAATCTGCTATAGCAATGTAGATTGTAGTTATGGCTATAAGCAATCAATCAAAACATTCTGTTTGTGTTCAACCtgctttttgtttattcattatttttattgtggaGTATACTGTTGTTAGATTTAGGACTTAAAATATACAGacaacatgtaaaaagcatctagtccacacagaaaagtggttggcatttggaagggcatccagctgtaaaaaccatgtcaaaactgacctcgcatgtactggtgctacataaaaagcactcaggcCACTCTGtgaagttgttggtgttaggaagagcatccagctgtaagaaccatgtcaaaacaggtacagaagtctggtgcagtcttctgcctagctagctcctgtcaaaccatacaaccccatgccagcatggaaggcaaacattaaacaatggtgatgatagtgacaaCACACTTTGTTGAATGCAGCTTATAGAACATTCAGAACctagttatataattttttctggaCTAATGTTAATTTATGAACAACTCCATGTTATTACTTGTATCTTGTGCCAACCATCATTGTTCTACTCGGTTCTCCATCAAAGTAATATCTGTGGACATGAGCTATATTACTGTGTTTTTGTGGCTAACAAATTTCACTCCATGATTATTAGCATACAAAGAACATTTCCTCTTTGAGAATTCAGGGATGGTTAGGTATTCAGTTAGATAAtctctcttaacccttttgatatcatccatctggttctatgatacaagccTCCTCTCTTATTATTAACTGGTGATAACCAGTTTAATGATGACAAAGATATCTTATGAAattctttcttcattattttcaaaactgaaacaaaagaaatgtatatggtaacaaagggttatggtaacaaaagcagcgagctggcagaaacgttagcacgccggcgaaatgcatagccatatttcgtctgctgttacattctgagttcaaattccgctgaggtcgactttgcctttcatcctttcggagtcaataaattaagtaccagttacgccctgggtcgatataatcggcttaatccattgtctgtccttgtttgtcctctctgtgtttagccccttgtggatagtaaagaaataggtaataaagCCAAATCTACAGATAAATGGTACGAAGGAAAAGATAACATCAAGTAACCTAAACTGACGCTAGATTACAGTTCAATATGAACTTAGAGACAGCTCTGAAGCAGACCTGGAGTAGGGAGTAGGGTATGTCATTGATGAGATCTCAAATAACAACAAAAGGACATTTGGCAAATCTGACTGATTGACTGACTAAATGAATAACgaaacaatcaattagttaaataatcatcatcatcgtttaatgtctgctttccatactagcatgagttggacggttcaactggggtctgggaagccaggaggctgcaccaggcccagtctgatctggcagtgtttctacagctggatgcccttcctaaacaccaaccactctgtgagtgtagtgggtgcttttttcatgccaccggcacggaggccagttgaaaTAATCTACTTGTtaactaaaaaatataacaaagcgaaatagaaccagtgtgtgtttattattagcacaatgaccctcctgagataaaacaaaatatgttccAACACATgggttcacatcaagaatcttgcaaaaccaattacagaaaacaaaatgaaactagattttcagtaaatagtattctgCTTTCTTTCTATTCTTCAGTCTTGTTTAATATCTCCAAAATGTAAACCATtaggtttttgtttcttttcctttagtaCACAGAATGAATCtcttaatttttcatttcaatatAGGATGATTTAGCTACCACAACTCGTAGCTATGAGGGCCAACTCCGTATGATGAGTGAGCATTTGGCCAGTATGAATGAGAAACTTACCACTCAGAAGGACGAGATTGATGAATTAAAGATGCAGCAAGCAATGTCTAAAGTAAGTATCTACCTAAAATTCATTTTCATTGTTGAAAGCTGGAATCTAGTTCAAGCCTTTCTAATGAATAAGAAAACTAGATTTCCTCATCAACCAGCACAAAGCCAACCTGTACCCACTTTCCTTACTACTCCCTCCTCCCAGCTGAGGTGGGGTTTTGTCTTgtcctgttggtgctggtgccatataaaaagcactggtgccacttaaaaagcactaatGTTGATTCCACATAAAgagcactagtgctggtgccacataaaaagcacagtcccatgtaaaaagcatccagtacactctgtaaaatggttagcattatgaagggcatccagccatagaaaccatgcccacAACAGACAGCAGCGCTTGTTGCAGTCTTCtaacttgtttgttccttctcgagccatgcctggctcataagggccggtttcccggcatCATTGGTGTATAAGTTCCCCTCCTgaatgggacgctggtccatcgcaggtgagctgctagatgcaggaggaaagagtgagagaaagttgtggcgaaacagtcagcagaagttcgccattaccttctgccagagccacgtggagcttaggtgctttcgctcataaacacacacatcgcccggtctgagatttgaacccgcgatccctcaactgcgagtccactgctctaattactaggccatgtgcctccacagtcttctaacttgccagttcctgtcaaactatccaacccataccagcatggaaaatagatgtgaaatgatgatgatgaaatacttaTATTTAGCTCTGTCATGAGCCCAAGGACTCATGAGGCCAGAGCTTAACTCAGTTTCCATGGTATAAAAGCGACTGAGATTATAACTACCCGCCCACCTGAATAGGATgctagtccatcacagggttaactCCTCAGCTCCTGCAGGAACTCAATTACAACTGAGTGAAGTGGAACATtgtgaaacaaagtgtttttactcaagaacacaatgcatcacccagtccaggaattgaaactgcaccCTTACAATTATGGGTGCAACATCTTAACCATTAGGTTATGCACCTTCACTAATTAATGAAAACCCACATTAAACTTATTttagaaaatgtaaatgaaaaagtgaaaaatatgtaaaatgaaaatgTGTGGAGGCTGATGGAGCCCAGGTCTCTGTTAAAAATtgagcgtaggagtggctgtgtggtatgtaacttgcttacgaaccacatggttccgggttcagtcccactgcgtggcactttgggcaggtgtcttctattatagcctcgggtcgaccaaagccttgtgagtgatttggtagatggaaactgaaagaagcccgtcgtatatatatatataagcacaaatgttttttcccccatacttttgtgagttagtttaggcaaacactatctgagagagatcttctttaagtattagaaatagctgaagaaatttctttagctgctatttctaatgagttcagtatgtggcaaagtaatttattttactaagcccttatatataataaaataatatatatatatatatatatatatatatgtgtttgtgtgtctgtgtttgtcccccaacatcgcttgacaactgatgctggtgtgtttacgtccccataacttagcggttcggcaaaagagactgatagaataagtactaggctcgactaaaggcggtgctccggcatggccacagtcaaatgaccgaaacaagtaaaagagtaaaagaggttccTCATTTTATGTAAAAAGCAGATTGCATGGGTCACATAAGGTGTGTGATTCTATATGATagtcaaatatatgtattaaatgtgGTAAACTTGGAGGCAATAGAGAGAAATTTGGTGGTTATCATcagtggatgtgtaatgttaactTGCAAGAAATACTGAGCCCAAGAGAATTGTACTCTAATGTTATTGATTGATGTCTGCGAGAGAGATCTGGTTCTTTGATGAAGAATGGAGAATGAGTGTtggatgaaaaaaaagaaaatgtagtaTATCCTGCACAATGGAAAGCTGGGGAAAACATAGGAAGATATTCAAGCTCTGATCTGAGGGTCTGAGTCTTTACAAATGATCAAGATGTGCAGCAGCAaaagcatcatcaccaccaccaccaccaccaccacaactattattattattattattatttaacattcaattcccatgttggcatgggttaggcaatttgacaggagctggcaagccggaGGACTGCACTAATCTCCAGATGTCTGTTTCGacttggcttctacagctggatgcccttcctaatgccaaccactctataaAGCGTACTgtctgctttttacatggcaccagcacaaatgttttttacatggcaccagcacaggtgctttttttcatggTGCCAACATGGGTGCTC from the Octopus sinensis unplaced genomic scaffold, ASM634580v1 Contig01748, whole genome shotgun sequence genome contains:
- the LOC115227102 gene encoding protein phosphatase 1 regulatory subunit 21-like, with the protein product MKASSVDADSREQLIKDHLTNRINQLTLNLQLAESKAINFHAEVRALHKRLAIAEEAKEKSIEELKQATTVQAQLKDDLATTTRSYEGQLRMMSEHLASMNEKLTTQKDEIDELKMQQAMSKVSIYLKFIFIVESWNLVQAFLMNKKTRFPHQPAQSQP